The segment TGTCGCGCGTGATCTGGCTGAGAGGGGAATACCGGGTGGCGTGTTCATCGCCTCCATAGAAGGGCCAGTCCGCACCGACTTCGGGCTGCACGGCCGGAGGACGTGCTGCTGCGGCGGTTGGGATTTGCACCCCTGGACTTGGGGTTTGCACCCCTGGCGCCGCGTCCTGCTGTTCGATCGGGGGTGCCGCTTCGGGCGCGGCCCCGGGGGCCTGCAGCGGTGGTGCTGCGGGGGCGTTCTGGGCGGGCGGAACTGCAGGAGCATCTTGGGCGCTCACAGGGGGACCGAAAACCAGCACGCAGGCGATTGCTCCGAGAGGGATGATTTTGGTTGCCTTGAGCATAGGCGTCTCCTCAGGCCGTGTTCCAGGATGATTACAATCTGCCGTCGCGTTTGTGTCTCGAGCACCGCCTCAGGATCGGAAGGCAGATCAACACGAGCAAGAGAACGACCGTGGGAGCGACCAACCGTGGAACCTGAGCCCACCAATCGAATCCCTTTTCCCACAGCGCCCACACCACTGTGCCTGCATAGGTAACGAGATAGACCCAGAGCGCGGCCATCGATGGGCGAAAGAGGAAGTAGGCAGTCAGCAGCAGGCCGAGCCCGGCAAAGCCGTAATACCAGGAGCCACCGAGCCCGATCAGCCAGAGTCCGCCGAGAAAGATCGGGAGGCCGAAGGCGATGACGAGAAGACCCAGCGCGAACAGCCAGAGATAACCCGATGACCCTCCTGCCGCATGGTCCCGTTGGATGGGCGGCATCGGCACCTCCTATGTAGTTCCTCACCAGCAGATTTTTCTGCGTCTTGTATTGGCTAACTTTCCAGGCAGGGAACCGTTCCGGCCGAAACGCAAATCATCGCGGAGTCGTTTTTATTTGAGGGTCTGCGACACAGCCTTTTCCGAACCTCCCTGCCTCGGTTGACCTGCGAGCAGACACTGGGCGGAAGGAGGTCAACAGGAATCGCGGATGTTGCCCGTTGGCTCCGCTGCAGGAATTCGTTCCGGGGGCCAGGGAACTCCGGCACTGAAAATGCGTTCGCTGGAGGTGAGGGAACGCGGCTCCTTGCCAGAGACACCGCGCACATCGATAGGCAACGACCGGGAGAGTCGGGATGGCGGGAGGCCTTGGCCCGTTTGCAATCCACATGCTGCAGCACATCCTGGCGATGAATGTTGCTGCACCCTTGATCATTCTCGCGCTGCATCGCCGCCTGCCGACGGACCTTTGGCGCTTCTGGCCCGTGGCGACGATCTGCCAGATCGGTCTCCTATGGGGCTGGCATGCGCCGCCCGTCATGGCGTCTGCCATGGCGCATCCGGGCCTGCTGTTTGCCATGCATGGCTCCCTGTTCGTGTCTGCGCTGCTCTTCTGGGGCGCGCTGGCGACCATGCCGCAAGACAACCAGTGGCGGTCGATTTTCGCCTTGCTGGTCACAGGCAAGCTTTTCTGTCTCCTGGCTGTGCTTCTGGCGTTTTCGCCCCGGCTCCTGTTCGGGCATCTGCACGCTATTGGTGGAGATGGCGCGATGCTGGCGGACCAGCAGCTGGCCGGCCTTTGGATGCTGGTCGCCTGTCCTCTGACATATGTTTTGGCGGGAATCATCATTTCGTGGCGGTGGCTGCGGGATCTCGAGACGCGATACGAGAGCGATGGCGGAACAGCCTGATCATGTCACTCGACTGACGCGATGGCAGCGGATCGGGATCGCGGCCCTCGGTCTGCTCTGCGCGGGGTTGGTCGGTGCCGTGCTCTTCATCTGGTCCGGCTATTACAACGTGGCCGCCGGTCGCGAGCATCTATCGTTGACGACGTGGATCCTTGAGCAGGTTCGGGATCAGTCGATCAAATCCCACAGCGACGACATCGAAGTCCCGGAGCTGGATGATCCGAATCTCATCCGTCTCGGCGCCGCTCATTATCAAGGGGCCTGCGTGTTCTGCCATGGGAGCCCCGATCAGCCGCGCAATCCCATCGTAGCGAACATGCTGCCGGCGCCGCCGGATCTGTCGGCCTCCAGCGAATATTCACCGGCGGAAGTCTACTGGATTGTCCTGAATGGCTTGAAATATACCGGAATGCCGGCTTGGCCCGCCGAGGGCCGCGGCGATGAGGTTTGGGCGCTCGTTGCTCTAATCGAGAGCTTCAAGACCTCTGCCGGCGGATCTGGCCATGGGCTGGCGAATGACGACCGGCCGGCGGCGAAGCCGGGGCACGCACTTGCGGAAGGCAGTGAGCCGCCGGTTCTGACCGATTGCGTTCGCTGTCATGGCGACGAGACGGCCGCACCGATCAGTAATCTGGTGCCCAGCCTGTCCGGGCTGTCGAAAGACTACATCATGCGCTCACTTGAGGAATACCGCAGCAATCGCCGGCAGAGCGGGATTATGGAGCCCGTGGCCTTCGCGCTGACGCCTGAGGTCATGGAGAAGCTCGCAACCTATTACGCATCTCTCACGCCGCTGCCGCTGCCTGAGATCAACGCGCCGGAAGCGATCGACAATGGCAGAAGGATTGCCGCAGAGGGTGTGCCTGAGGCGGATGTCCCTGCCTGCCTCGCCTGTCATGGTGCCAGTCGGAGCAATAATTTCCCCGCGCTGGATGGCCAGCCCGCGGCCTATCTGGAGGCGCAGCTACGACTATGGCACAGCGGCGGTCGCGCCTTGACCGGCTACGGTGCGATCATGGCGCCGGTGGCTCGGCGCATGACCGCGCAGCAGATCCGCGATGTGAGCCTTTATTTCCAGGCACGCTCGGTACAGGGAGGGTCGTCGCCGTGAGCCTGCGCCGATGGCTTGCCACCAGCCCTGTGGTTGTCGCCCTTGCAGCGAGC is part of the Rhodoligotrophos appendicifer genome and harbors:
- a CDS encoding glucose dehydrogenase, yielding MPPIQRDHAAGGSSGYLWLFALGLLVIAFGLPIFLGGLWLIGLGGSWYYGFAGLGLLLTAYFLFRPSMAALWVYLVTYAGTVVWALWEKGFDWWAQVPRLVAPTVVLLLVLICLPILRRCSRHKRDGRL
- a CDS encoding cytochrome c oxidase assembly protein — its product is MAGGLGPFAIHMLQHILAMNVAAPLIILALHRRLPTDLWRFWPVATICQIGLLWGWHAPPVMASAMAHPGLLFAMHGSLFVSALLFWGALATMPQDNQWRSIFALLVTGKLFCLLAVLLAFSPRLLFGHLHAIGGDGAMLADQQLAGLWMLVACPLTYVLAGIIISWRWLRDLETRYESDGGTA
- a CDS encoding c-type cytochrome, producing the protein MAEQPDHVTRLTRWQRIGIAALGLLCAGLVGAVLFIWSGYYNVAAGREHLSLTTWILEQVRDQSIKSHSDDIEVPELDDPNLIRLGAAHYQGACVFCHGSPDQPRNPIVANMLPAPPDLSASSEYSPAEVYWIVLNGLKYTGMPAWPAEGRGDEVWALVALIESFKTSAGGSGHGLANDDRPAAKPGHALAEGSEPPVLTDCVRCHGDETAAPISNLVPSLSGLSKDYIMRSLEEYRSNRRQSGIMEPVAFALTPEVMEKLATYYASLTPLPLPEINAPEAIDNGRRIAAEGVPEADVPACLACHGASRSNNFPALDGQPAAYLEAQLRLWHSGGRALTGYGAIMAPVARRMTAQQIRDVSLYFQARSVQGGSSP